GCGGGCCGCGGCGACGCGCGCCGGGTTGGCGATGCGGCTCAGCTCGTCGCCCGCGTAAAGGCCGTCCAGGACCGCGGCCAGGAAGATGATGCCCGCGGCCAGGGCGGCGTAGCGGGCAGCCGACCCGCGGCGTTTGCGCGCACGGGCGCGCGTGACTCGGCGGCGTTCGCCGGCCGCGGCGTCGTCGGGACGCGGGTGCCGTCGTCGGTCGGACGTCATGAAGCTCGCAAGGCGGTGGATTCTGTCACGGACCTGTTAGATTGACGGGCGCGCGGAGCGTTTCGTCACGTACCTGAGTGTGCAATGGTACACTAGAATGCGAGCGGCGTCCCGATGGTGACAGAGAAAGATGTCCGCAAGGCCCTGCGGACGGTAAAGGACCCGGAGGTCGACCTCGACCTGGTCGTGCTCGGGCTGATCTACGACATAGACATCAGCGACGCCCACGTGGACATCACGATGTCGCTGACGTCGCCCATGTGCCCCGTGGCCAACGAGATCGTCGAACAGACCAAGGCCGCGGCGGAGTCCGTGGACGGCGTGGACTCGGCGGCCGTCGAGCTCACCTTCGAGCCGCAGTGGACCGC
This is a stretch of genomic DNA from Gemmatimonadota bacterium. It encodes these proteins:
- a CDS encoding metal-sulfur cluster assembly factor, giving the protein MVTEKDVRKALRTVKDPEVDLDLVVLGLIYDIDISDAHVDITMSLTSPMCPVANEIVEQTKAAAESVDGVDSAAVELTFEPQWTADRIDPLIRASLGL